CGCCGCCCGTGCGACGCGGCCGAGCTCCGGCCAATGCGGGAATTCAATCTCCTGCACCGGCGGCTTGACCATGACGTGGCCCCCAGCGCCTCCAGCGACGCAGCTTTATCGCGACACTCTGCACTGGTCGATCCAGGTCATGGACGGCGACGATCCGGATCTCGGATTCACGGCGTCGCTTCTCGCACATGCCCTGAAATACGAAGGACTGAGCGACAAACAGGCGCGATATGCTGACCGTATCGTCGACCGCCTGACCGCGCTCTATCGGCGTGGGCATCTCGCAAGCCAGATCGACAGCGCGGGTGATGGCCAGCCCGAGGGGCTAGCAGACGCCCAGATCGCGGGTCACGCATGACGGGGTGGTTCGTGGTGCCTCGCGGATGGATGTCCGATTTCAAACCCGAACCCTTCACAGATCGGGAAGCCTATCTTTGGTCGATCGAGAACGCCGCCTATGTCCCGCATAGCCGGTGGTTCAACGGTCGCCAGTTTTATTTAAATCGCGGGGAACTGGTCACGTCCGTCAGGCACATGGCCGAGGCATTTACGTGGCCGGCCAGCCGGGCGAAGCGATTTCAAGACCGAATGGTCGCCGCTGAAAAGTGGAAACAGCGGCCCGCCTATGACGGGGCACAGTCACCAACCGTCCTAACCATTTGCAGATACGGTGAAATTCAGAGCCCGGCCGACGTAGGCGGAACAGTGGAAATCATCGCCTCTGAAACAGCCGTGAAACAGTGGCGGAACAGCGGCGAAACACAAGATAAACAAGGGAACAATGGAACAAGGGAACAAAGCTCCAAGAAGAATTCCCAGCCGGTGTATCAGAATTTGTCTCGTACACGTGCGTGTGCGCATGCGCGCGAGGACGAGACCCCGTTTGATCGGGTGCGGCCGTGACTGCGCCGGTGACCGACCTCGTCGCAGCGGCCGAGCAGCTTCACGGCGCCTCCGGCCGAAAGACGCTCCGGCCTCACCAAGTCCGGGCGATCGAGATGCTCCGCTCCGCCATCGGCAAGGAAGGGGTGAAGCGGGTCATGCTGATGCTGGCGACCGGCGCCGGCAAAACCGTGATCGCAGCCGCCATCATCCGCATGGCTCGGGAGAAGGGGAACCGCGTCCTGTTCGTGGTCGATGCGATCTCGTTGGTCGACCAGACCGTAAAGGCGTTCTACGACGAGGGGCTTCACGGCATCGGCGTGATCCAGGGCAATCATCCGATGGAGGATTGGTCGAAGCCGGTGCAGGTGGCGTCGGTTCAGACGCTCGAACGCCGGGGAATGCCCAAGGCTGATCTCGTCATCATCGACGAGGCACACAGCCAGCGCGAGTACATGATCAAGATCATGGCCGATCCGGAGTGGGCGAAGGTACCGTTCATCGGTCTTTCGGCGACACCGTGGGCCAAGGGGCTAGGCAACGTCTATCAGAAGTTGATCGTGCCGGTGACGATGCAGGAGCTCATCGACCAGGGCTATCTCTGCCCATTCCGGGTGTTCGCGGCGGACCATCCAGACCTCAGCGGGGTGAAGATCGAGCGCGGCGATTATCACGAAGGTCAACTCGGCAAGGTCATGAATGACAGCGGCCTGATTGCCGACATCATCGCGACCTGGAAGCGCCTTGGCCAGAATCGTCCGACCCTGTGCTTCTGCGTCGATCGCGCGCACGCCAAGGAGGTTCAGCGCCGCTTTGAGATGGCGGGTGTGCCCGCCGGCTACATCGATAAGGATACTCCGCGCGAAGAGCGCAACGCGATCCGTCGTCAGCTCGATGCGGGGGAAATCCGGGTGGTTTGCAACGTCAACTGCCTGACCAAGGGCGTCGACTGGGCGATCGGTTGCATCATCCTCGCCCGACCGACCCGGTCCGAGATGCTTTACGTTCAGATGGTGGGGCGCGGCCTGCGGGTGAACGAAGGCATTCCCGACTGCGTGATTCTAGATCATGCGGACAACACGTTGCGCATGGGGTTCGTCACCGACCTTCAGCACGACAAGCTGTGCACCGCGGTGAAAGGTGAGCGTTCGAAGGTCGAACGCAAGGAGGCGCTACCGAAGGAATGCCCCTCCTGCAAATATCTGAAGGCTCCGAA
The window above is part of the Sphingomonas sanxanigenens DSM 19645 = NX02 genome. Proteins encoded here:
- a CDS encoding DEAD/DEAH box helicase, with protein sequence MTDLVAAAEQLHGASGRKTLRPHQVRAIEMLRSAIGKEGVKRVMLMLATGAGKTVIAAAIIRMAREKGNRVLFVVDAISLVDQTVKAFYDEGLHGIGVIQGNHPMEDWSKPVQVASVQTLERRGMPKADLVIIDEAHSQREYMIKIMADPEWAKVPFIGLSATPWAKGLGNVYQKLIVPVTMQELIDQGYLCPFRVFAADHPDLSGVKIERGDYHEGQLGKVMNDSGLIADIIATWKRLGQNRPTLCFCVDRAHAKEVQRRFEMAGVPAGYIDKDTPREERNAIRRQLDAGEIRVVCNVNCLTKGVDWAIGCIILARPTRSEMLYVQMVGRGLRVNEGIPDCVILDHADNTLRMGFVTDLQHDKLCTAVKGERSKVERKEALPKECPSCKYLKAPKVRECPSCGFIPNIRSDIEEEDGELIEVTRGKPKPTMADKQRWYAELNWISINRGYKSGWASNQYREKFGVWPNSLDKRAVAQPSPEVLSWVRSRAIRYAKSQKPRAA